ATTAGCATCGCAGCCTCCATAACCTCCTTGCCTATGCCGTCTCCGGGGATTACCACAATTTTCTTCATGCCCTCTCCCTCAAACTCTTTGCAAACTCAACCAGCCCGCCCTTTTCCAGAATCTCCTTCAGGAAATCGGGCAGTGGGTTGATTGGATACTCCTCACCCTTTGTTTTGTTGTAAATCACGCCCTTCTCGTAATCAACTTCCAGCTCGTCTCCGTCTTCAATCTTGTCCGTCTCCTTGCACTCAAGAACTCTCAGACCGATGTTGATGGCATTCCTGAAGAAAATTCTGGCGTAGGATTTTGCAATGACAGCCTCAATTCCCGTAGCCTTCAAAGCGAGAGGGGCGTGCTCTCTGCTGCTCCCACAGCCGAAATTCTCTCCAGCAACAACGAAATCTCCCTTCTTAACCTCCTTGGCGAATTCGGGGCGAAGATTCTCAAAAACATGCTTTGCGAGCTCCTCAGGCTCATTGATTACCAGATACTTTCCCTGTATGATGACGTCCGTGTCTATGTCATCTCCGAACTTCCAGGCTCTTCCCATGAGCTAAGTAGGGGCGGAATTAAAAAAGGTTTCAGATGAAGTGGCTGGGGCTGAGAATTGTTACTATCACAGCAGTCACAACACCGGCGAGAAACATCCTGAAACCACTCACGAACACGTTGAACTTTGCCGACTTCCCCATTACCGCTCCGAGAATGAAGAGACTAGCGAATCCTATCGCAACAGCCATTACGAAGGCTTCCTCAAGCGGGAGGAAAGCATAAGGAATTAATGGCAGGATTGCGCCGATAATTGGAGCTATTCCATGGATGATCGATGAAACGTAAGCCGCAAAGCGATGGGCTCGGTCAATTGTTGATTCTCTTGAGTTCACGAGCAGAGCTTTCTCTTTTTGATCCTTCATTATCTTCTGCTCTATCCTCTCCGCCTCGAACGCGCCCCATGAACTCGAAATGCCCAGCGCCAAAGCAGTTGCAACACCAGCCGTGATAACCAACCTTGCCGAAATCTCGCCAGAAAGGTGAGAACCAATTATGAGACCCAGAATTGTCAAAACGCCATCAAAAAACCCTATGATAAAGTAACGCCTCGAAACCGAGGCGATATCGGTCATTTCGCTGTAAAGCTTAATTCTCTCCCTGATCTCCTGGAGTTTAATCTTCATCGAACCTGGTCTAAAATCTCGTCAATATCAAGATTCATTGAAGTCAACATTTTTTTTGCTCGTGTGTAAGAAACGGGGTCAAATTCCTCATTTTTTGCCTTTCTGACGAGTGACTCAAATTCCTTTTCGCCCAGCGTCTCCTTTAAAAGCTCGACGAAGTCGTACTTTCCGAGAACCTCAACGCTCTGATGCGACACAAAGGAGTGGGAGTTAAAAATCATTGCCTTGTGCTTCCAGCACTTCTCACATTCAGAGACGAGAATTTTCTCGGAATCCCTGGTAAACCAGAACCTCTGGTACATCACTCCTCCGCACTCGCAAAATCCACCGAAAAGCTGCTCTTCCACTTCTTCTCCACTAACTCCGACTCCGTCTATTATGAGCTTTTTAAGAGGCTCTACCAGCTTTATCATAATCAGACTGGCACGACCTTCTTTACTTCAGGAACCTTGGCTCTGAGGTATCTCTCGACGAAGGAGGTCAGTGTAATCATCGACATCGGGCAACCACCGCATGCGCCAAGAAGCTGAACTTTGACGGTTCCAGAACCTTCATCAACGTCGACGACCGCTATGTTTCCCCCATCCCTCATCAAGGCCGGTCTTATGTCTTTTTCAACAACTTCTTCAACTTTCTCTCTTAACGACATAAAATCTCTTCCCTTGACGGAAATAATAAGCTTTTTGGTTTGAAAGAGGAGGAGTACACAAACAAAAATTGGAGGGATTTCTAACCCCTCAGCCTTTTTATTCCTATTTTAACCTTCTTTCCCTCAATATTCCACTCTCTAACGTACCCCTCTGCTTTGCCGAAAACCAGCTTCTGTGACCTCGTCTCGCTCTTTATGTAGTCTTCCCAGCCTTTGACGAGCTCGGCATCCATCTCCACTGTCGTTTCAATGAACTCCTCGACGTCGAGGTCGAGCTCCTTTCTCATCTCCTGAATTCTCCTAATAACCTCTCTGGCAAATGCCTCCCTCACAAGCTCATCGTCGAGCTCCTTGTAGATGTAAACCACTCCTCCTGAAAACTCTGCATACTCGTATCCTTCAGGCAGCCTGTAGTCCACAACTATGGCCTGCTTGGGGTCAAGCTCCACACCATCGAAAACGAGCTTTTCGGGAATCTCCTTAAGCGATGCCACGTACTTCGCAAATTCCCCAGCCTTTTCTTTGAGCAACGGGCCGATGTACTTGTAGTTCGGCTTGATTTCAATCTCCTTCTCAAAGCTGTCAACCACTCTAACCTGCTTAACGTTGCACTGGCTCAAAATTGTCTCCTCAAGCATCTCCACAGCCTTTCTTACCTTCTCGCTGCCCGACTCTATAACAAGCTCCCTCAAAGGCCACCTCAGCTTCCTCTTTGCCTTGTTCCTTGCATTGGCTGCAGCCTCTACAATCTCCTTCGCAACCTTCATTGCTGCCTCAAGCTCGCCATCAATCATCTCAACCTCAGCAGTGGAATACTCCTCCATGAAAATGGACTCCTCCCCCTCCCTGAACTCCTTTACAACGTGCTGGTAGAACCACTCCGCAATGAGCGGGGCGAAGGGGGCTATAGCTCTCAAAGACCTGTCAATCACCCTGAACATCGTGTAGTAGGCTGCGAGCTTCGATGGGGAATCCCTCTCCTCCCACACTCTCGGCCTGATAATCTGGATGTACCACCTGCTGAAGTCCTCAACGAAGAAGTCAAAGAAGGCTCTGACAACTCTGTGGACCTGATAGCCTTCCATGGCCTCGTTAGCCTCCTTTATAAAGCTCTCAAGCCTTGATAGAATCCACCTGTCCTCAATCTTAAGCTCTCCCTTCTCGCCAAAGCTGTAATTATCAAGGCTCATGTAGGTGTGGGCAAATCTGACAGCATTCCACACGACGTTGAGCATTCTGTTTATGTTCCTCGCCTCCTCCCAGCTGAACCTCAGGTCCTCCCAGGGAGCGGAGTAGAGGACGTAGAGCCTGAAGCCGTCAACGCCAATCTGGCCAACAACCTCCTCGGGCTCAACAACGTTGCCGAGGCTCTTGCTCATCTTCCTTCCCTGCTCGTCAAGTGTGAAGCCGTGCATCAAAACAGCTTTGTAGGGGGCTTTATCAAAGCAAACAACTGAAGTGCCAAGCTGGGAGTAGAACCATCCCCTCGTCTGGTCGTGCCCTTCTGTGATAAAATCTGCGGGCCAA
The nucleotide sequence above comes from Archaeoglobus fulgidus DSM 4304. Encoded proteins:
- a CDS encoding VIT1/CCC1 transporter family protein yields the protein MKIKLQEIRERIKLYSEMTDIASVSRRYFIIGFFDGVLTILGLIIGSHLSGEISARLVITAGVATALALGISSSWGAFEAERIEQKIMKDQKEKALLVNSRESTIDRAHRFAAYVSSIIHGIAPIIGAILPLIPYAFLPLEEAFVMAVAIGFASLFILGAVMGKSAKFNVFVSGFRMFLAGVVTAVIVTILSPSHFI
- a CDS encoding 3-isopropylmalate dehydratase small subunit; the protein is MGRAWKFGDDIDTDVIIQGKYLVINEPEELAKHVFENLRPEFAKEVKKGDFVVAGENFGCGSSREHAPLALKATGIEAVIAKSYARIFFRNAINIGLRVLECKETDKIEDGDELEVDYEKGVIYNKTKGEEYPINPLPDFLKEILEKGGLVEFAKSLRERA
- a CDS encoding NifU family protein, coding for MSLREKVEEVVEKDIRPALMRDGGNIAVVDVDEGSGTVKVQLLGACGGCPMSMITLTSFVERYLRAKVPEVKKVVPV